One Gammaproteobacteria bacterium DNA window includes the following coding sequences:
- a CDS encoding biopolymer transporter ExbD, translating to MNFRSRSAESVDINLTPLIDIVFLLLIFFMVSTSFQRESEIEITLPQAGPELLEVQPETIEIAVDADDRIYVNQVQIVNSSTRTVREALQELTLEAEDPTLVVNADARATHQAVIRVMDAARQLGLQRITFATRFEESR from the coding sequence ATGAATTTCCGTTCGCGCAGCGCGGAGTCCGTGGACATCAACCTCACGCCTTTGATTGACATCGTTTTCCTGCTGCTGATCTTTTTCATGGTATCCACGTCCTTCCAGCGGGAATCCGAGATCGAGATCACCCTGCCTCAGGCCGGCCCGGAGTTGCTGGAGGTGCAGCCGGAGACGATCGAAATTGCCGTGGATGCCGACGACCGGATCTATGTCAATCAGGTTCAGATCGTCAACTCCAGCACCCGCACCGTCCGCGAAGCCTTGCAGGAACTGACCTTGGAGGCGGAAGATCCGACGCTGGTGGTCAATGCCGATGCCCGAGCGACGCACCAGGCGGTCATCCGCGTGATGGACGCGGCTCGCCAGCTCGGTCTCCAGCGGATCACCTTCGCCACCCGTTTCGAGGAATCTCGCTGA
- a CDS encoding DNA internalization-related competence protein ComEC/Rec2, which yields MRSGTIAFLLGACLLLHCTRLPAAQWSWLLLPAILLPLRWPALRFPCCLAAGFLWGLARAAPLLERGLAPELADRPLVLVGEIASLPERRGDSLRFVFRIVERRPPPRADTGSDMAPSAALPARVRLSWYRQAARLVPGERWQLRVRLRPPHGYRNPGGFDYEGWLFRHGLRATGYVLNHPDNRRLPSVPGRFLDRLRQELGAAVRTRLAASSEVAALVQALGVGDRSGISAEQWRVLRRTGTAHLLAISGLHIGLLAAFAGGLSRCILLRLLPGALLGKAWASRLPILIAWVAAAGYAGLAGFSLPTRRALLMFSVLAAACLRRRRPAWDQAFCCALLAVLVADPLAPADAGFWLSFLAVAGILFGMAGRRLGAAPGRWLRMQLLVSLALLPVLLAWFGGYPLLSLPANLLAVPWVTFLVLPAALAGIGLLPWLPAIAAIPLQFAAAALELLWPLLESLTALRWGLLQPPQPSWPALLLAAAGVFMLCLPRGVAPRALGFCCLLPALLPVPPRPAPGELHFALLDVGQGLAAVALTRNHTLVYDTGPRFSSGGDNARITLLPYLRSLGVQRLDRLVISHGDSDHAGGLESVLAEFPGTEVYSGTPGALPPPVAAKPCRDGSVWDWDGVRFEFLHPGDDDILLQGNDRSCVLRIAAQGQRLLLPGDLQAAGERALLARHRRRLRAELLLIPHHGSRTSSTIPFVTAVEPAHVLVPVGYRNRFRLPKPDIIARYARRGAIVRSTAKEGMIEARVARGALHLRSYRAARRRFWHERVE from the coding sequence TTGCGTTCAGGGACGATCGCATTCCTGCTCGGCGCCTGCTTGCTGTTGCACTGTACGCGGTTGCCGGCAGCGCAGTGGTCCTGGCTGTTGTTGCCGGCCATCCTGTTGCCGCTGCGCTGGCCGGCCTTGCGCTTCCCCTGTTGCCTCGCCGCCGGGTTCCTCTGGGGGCTGGCGCGCGCCGCGCCGCTGTTGGAGCGCGGCTTGGCGCCCGAGCTTGCGGACCGCCCCCTGGTCCTGGTCGGCGAGATCGCCTCCCTGCCGGAGCGGCGCGGGGACAGTCTGCGCTTCGTTTTCCGCATCGTCGAGCGGCGCCCGCCGCCAAGAGCGGATACAGGGTCGGACATGGCTCCGTCCGCGGCCCTGCCGGCTCGCGTCCGGCTCTCCTGGTACCGGCAGGCGGCGCGGCTCGTTCCCGGCGAACGCTGGCAACTGCGCGTGCGCCTGCGCCCGCCCCACGGCTACCGCAATCCCGGCGGTTTCGACTACGAGGGCTGGTTGTTCCGGCATGGCCTGCGGGCCACCGGTTACGTCCTGAACCATCCCGACAACCGCCGTCTCCCCTCCGTGCCGGGGCGGTTCCTGGACCGCTTGCGCCAGGAACTGGGCGCGGCGGTGCGTACCCGGCTCGCCGCCAGCTCCGAAGTCGCCGCCCTGGTGCAGGCCCTGGGAGTGGGAGACCGCAGCGGCATAAGCGCCGAGCAGTGGCGCGTCCTGCGCCGCACGGGCACGGCGCATCTGCTTGCGATATCCGGCCTGCACATCGGCCTGCTGGCCGCCTTTGCCGGCGGGCTGTCCCGTTGCATCCTCTTGCGGCTGTTGCCGGGCGCCCTGCTGGGCAAGGCCTGGGCGAGCCGGCTGCCTATCCTGATCGCCTGGGTCGCCGCCGCCGGCTATGCCGGCCTTGCCGGCTTCTCCCTGCCTACCCGCCGCGCCCTGCTTATGTTCTCCGTGCTGGCCGCCGCCTGCTTGCGCCGCCGCCGGCCGGCCTGGGATCAGGCGTTCTGCTGCGCCCTGCTCGCCGTACTGGTCGCCGACCCGCTGGCGCCGGCCGACGCGGGTTTCTGGCTCTCTTTCCTTGCCGTGGCCGGAATCCTCTTCGGTATGGCCGGGCGCCGCCTCGGCGCCGCCCCCGGTCGTTGGCTGCGGATGCAGCTGTTGGTTTCCCTGGCCCTGCTGCCCGTATTGCTGGCCTGGTTTGGCGGCTACCCGCTGCTGAGTCTGCCGGCCAATCTGCTGGCCGTGCCCTGGGTCACGTTCCTGGTCCTGCCCGCCGCGCTGGCCGGCATCGGCCTGCTGCCCTGGCTGCCCGCCATCGCCGCCATCCCCCTGCAATTTGCCGCCGCCGCGCTGGAGCTCCTGTGGCCGCTGCTGGAGTCTCTGACTGCCCTGCGCTGGGGGCTGTTGCAACCCCCGCAACCATCGTGGCCGGCACTGCTGCTGGCGGCGGCAGGCGTTTTCATGCTGTGTCTGCCGCGCGGGGTGGCGCCCCGCGCCCTGGGGTTCTGCTGCCTGCTGCCCGCCTTATTGCCGGTCCCGCCGCGGCCGGCGCCGGGGGAGCTGCACTTCGCTTTGCTGGACGTGGGGCAGGGGCTGGCGGCGGTGGCCCTTACCCGCAACCATACGCTGGTTTACGATACCGGGCCGCGGTTCTCGTCAGGGGGCGACAACGCGCGGATCACGTTGCTGCCCTACCTGCGTTCCCTGGGCGTGCAGCGGCTCGACCGCCTGGTGATCAGCCACGGCGACAGCGACCATGCCGGCGGCCTGGAGTCGGTGCTGGCGGAGTTTCCCGGCACGGAGGTCTATAGCGGCACGCCGGGAGCGCTGCCGCCGCCGGTAGCGGCCAAGCCATGCCGGGACGGATCGGTCTGGGACTGGGATGGCGTGCGCTTCGAGTTTCTGCATCCCGGCGACGACGATATCCTTTTGCAAGGCAACGACCGTTCCTGCGTCCTGCGGATCGCCGCCCAGGGGCAGCGGCTGTTGTTGCCCGGCGACTTGCAGGCCGCGGGCGAACGGGCCTTGCTCGCGCGCCACCGCCGCCGCTTGCGTGCCGAGCTGCTGTTGATCCCGCATCACGGCAGCCGCACTTCTTCCACGATCCCTTTCGTGACGGCGGTCGAACCCGCGCACGTGCTGGTCCCGGTCGGTTACCGAAACCGCTTCCGGCTGCCGAAACCGGATATAATTGCGCGCTATGCGAGGCGGGGGGCCATTGTTCGCTCTACCGCCAAAGAGGGTATGATCGAGGCGAGGGTGGCGCGAGGCGCTCTGCATTTGCGAAGTTACCGTGCCGCAAGGCGTCGCTTCTGGCACGAGCGGGTAGAATGA
- a CDS encoding MotA/TolQ/ExbB proton channel family protein: protein MLELFRAGGLLMWPILFCSILATAIVIERFWSLRRRRIAPRTLVAQVWHWEKDGHIDAQRIHDLRRGSPLGRVLAAGLSNRRQQREIMKERIEEVGRHVSHDLGRFLNTLGTIASITPLLGLLGTVIGMIKVFAVITAQGVGNPVVLAEGISEALLTTAAGLSVAIPTLMFYRYFRGKVEELVVAMEQEAMRLVEVIYVHGRAAGREATEPPPRTAAGSAPAYQPLARKSKQAR, encoded by the coding sequence ATGCTGGAATTATTTCGGGCGGGCGGCCTGTTAATGTGGCCGATCCTGTTCTGTTCGATCCTGGCGACGGCGATCGTCATCGAACGGTTCTGGTCGTTGCGGCGGCGGCGCATCGCGCCGCGCACCCTGGTTGCCCAGGTATGGCACTGGGAAAAGGACGGGCACATAGACGCCCAGCGCATCCACGACCTGCGCCGGGGTTCTCCCCTGGGGCGGGTCCTGGCGGCCGGGCTCTCCAACCGCCGCCAGCAACGGGAGATCATGAAGGAGCGGATCGAAGAGGTAGGCCGCCACGTCAGCCATGATCTGGGCCGTTTTCTCAACACGTTGGGCACCATCGCCTCGATTACTCCCCTGTTGGGGCTGCTGGGCACGGTCATCGGCATGATCAAGGTGTTCGCGGTCATCACCGCACAGGGGGTGGGCAACCCCGTGGTACTCGCCGAGGGGATCTCCGAGGCCCTGCTGACCACCGCCGCCGGCTTGTCGGTGGCGATTCCCACTCTTATGTTCTACCGCTACTTTCGCGGCAAGGTAGAGGAACTGGTCGTGGCCATGGAGCAGGAGGCTATGCGGCTGGTGGAGGTCATATACGTGCATGGCAGGGCGGCGGGCCGGGAGGCGACGGAACCGCCGCCAAGGACCGCCGCCGGCAGCGCGCCTGCCTACCAACCGCTGGCGCGCAAATCGAAGCAGGCGCGATGA